From Topomyia yanbarensis strain Yona2022 chromosome 1, ASM3024719v1, whole genome shotgun sequence, one genomic window encodes:
- the LOC131693263 gene encoding uncharacterized protein LOC131693263, with protein MGKTNHGTYKYTDAAIQQCIRAIQNHVPVKKACKQYNIPRSTVKYRLGKNWSGRTRKGPPTALSDVEENEIVAWIKRMARKGYPITKKHLILAVKQHLSKYPRAKSCNMNAGQRWYKAFMKRHPDLTIRKPEAVSAASANVTEENIRHWFQSVYEILVEEGQNDILSDPTRVFNGDEIGFSLDPETKAVICSKSEKNVYVIDTGSKKNITVLNTYGASGVAIPPCVVLPYQRIPLRVAKSFPPSWGVGKSETGWMTKEAFMGYITNVFHPYLIREKVQLPVVLFVDGHRSHTPFETAEECVKLDIILISLYANSTHILQPADVAIFRSLKASWTNQVRIWQAEHPGKTIRLDEFGCILEMAINSSFKSKTVINGFRACGLYPFNADAVDYSKCIARKHDDQLPQEKSGGEESVLISCQDIQNAINLIPVRKAALYRVVEMDDFANEDDKIVCSIYKKILAPLDERDMPEEESIGVTEFAAHSEKLNVFKSPIALDESIGTSENVRADRTDGTTQTDRLIIEVQTFDEVCTVSMNTPNSLSGQELQIKSDCVDFCRIIQHSEIVDADDLPQLHNAELYTVSSDEHVNKDIVDTGFQFHQSVVTPFNGIKEESGVSQQAVQKGITKNLTDKTPKTYFDEPQTPAKKRKKFKHAKSPPVLTSKKRLELHQAKQAAKENIREEKQMKSEKKRAERMKKIEMKKLSAITKLEEKLTRLKTNVKF; from the exons atgGGAAAAACTAATCACGGTACGTATAAATATACGGATGCTGCCATTCAACAGTGCATTCGAGCGATTCAGAACCACGTTCCTGTAAAGAAGGCGTGCAAACAAtataatattccacgctctaCAGTGAAGTATCGCCTGGGAAAAAACTGGTCCGGAAGAACAAGGAAAGGTCCACCGACCGCGCTTTCCGACGTGGAGGAAAACGAAATAGTGGCATGGATAAAACGGATGGCACGGAAAGGCTACCCGATAACCAAGAAACATTTGATTCTTGCCGTTAAGCAGCACCTCAGCAAGTATCCTCGTGCGAAGAGTTGCAACATGAATGCAG GACAAAGGTGGTATAAAGCCTTCATGAAACGTCATCCAGATTTGACCATACGGAAGCCTGAAGCTGTGTCCGCAGCATCTGCAAATGTTACGGAGGAAAATATCCGCCACTGGTTTCAATCTGTGTATGAAATTCTTGTCGAAGAAGGGCAAAACGATATTCTTAGTGATCCCACCCGAGTTTTTAACGGAGACGAAATTGGATTCAGTTTGGACCCTGAAACAAAGGCCGTCATCTGTTCAAAATCCGAAAAAAACGTGTACGTGATTGACACAGGatccaaaaaaaatatcacGGTTTTGAATACTTATGGGGCTTCCGGAGTGGCAATACCACCATGTGTAGTGCTTCCATATCAAAGAATTCCTCTCAGAGTTGCCAAGAGTTTTCCTCCAAGTTGGGGTGTCGGAAAATCCGAAACCGGATGGATGACAAAGGAAGCTTTCATGGGATACATAACCAACGTTTTTCATCCATATTTGATCCGTGAGAAGGTACAACTACCGGTAGTTTTGTTCGTTGATGGCCATCGAAGTCATACTCCTTTTGAGACAGCTGAAGAATGCGTTAAACTGGACATAATCCTCATTTCACTTTATGCCAATTCTACACACATTTTGCAACCGGCTGATGTGGCAATATTTAGGTCACTCAAAGCAAGCTGGACTAATCAG GTTCGAATTTGGCAAGCTGAGCATCCCGGAAAAACTATTAGGTTGGATGAATTCGGGTGTATTTTGGAGATGGCAATAAATTCCTCATTCAAATCGAAAACGGTTATTAATGGTTTTAGAGCCTGCGGTCTCTATCCATTCAATGCAGATGCAGTCGATTATTCGAAATGCATTGCTAGAAAGCACGATGATCAACTACCACAGGAAAAATCTGGTGGCGAGGAAAGCGTCCTAATATCTTGTCAAGACATTCAAAACGCAATCAACCTAATTCCTGTCAGAAAAGCGGCGTTGTATCGTGTGGTCGAAATGGATGATTTCGCAAACGAAGATGATAAAATTGTATgttctatatataaaaaaatactgGCACCGCTTGATGAACGTGACATGCCTGAAGAGGAATCGATCGGCGTCACTGAATTTGCCGCACATTCTGAAAAACTGAATGTTTTCAAATCCCCGATTGCATTAGACGAGAGTATTGGAACTTCAGAAAATGTAAGAGCAGATCGCACAGATGGAACAACTCAAACTGATCGGTTGATTATCGAAGTACAAACATTCGACGAGGTTTGTACGGTTTCTATGAATACGCCAAACTCTCTTTCTGGTCAGGAGCTCCAGATTAAATCAGATTGCGTCGATTTTTGTCG GATTATACAACACTCGGAAATAGTGGATGCTGATGATCTTCCTCAACTGCATAATGCGGAATTGTATACAGTATCCTCTGACGAACACGTTAACAAAGATATAGTAGATACTGGTTTCCAATTTCATCAATCAGTTGTAACTCCATTCAATGGAATCAAGGAGGAGTCTGGTGTAAGTCAGCAAGCAGTACAGAAAGGAATCACGAAAAACCTGACTGATAAAACCCCTAAAACGTACTTCGACGAACCACAAACACCGgcgaaaaaaagaaagaaattcAAACATGCAAAAAGCCCTCCAGTTCTAACATCTAAAAAGCGGCTTGAGCTTCATCAAGCAAAACAGGCAGCAAAGGAGAACATTCGTGAAGAAAAGCAAATGAAATCAGAGAAAAAACGAGCTGAACGCATGAAGAAAATCGAAATGAAAAAGTTGTCAGCTATAACAAAACTGGAGGAGAAATTGACACGTTTAAAGACGAatgttaaattttaa